A part of Streptomyces sp. NBC_00557 genomic DNA contains:
- a CDS encoding head decoration protein translates to MTIQPVSTSEYTTANREWLASLHGTDSTDTITLDLPLFTEGVHYVCGDECEPYGRVLSGVPVGRVAESGLYGPYDPEAHCGRQILRGFVIAEAPFAPGQTRVPAALLWHGAVKASKVPGGIDVSQLVWHPRAAQIRFV, encoded by the coding sequence ATGACCATCCAGCCCGTCTCGACGTCGGAGTACACGACCGCCAACCGCGAGTGGCTGGCGTCCCTGCACGGCACCGACTCGACGGACACCATCACCCTCGACCTTCCGCTGTTCACCGAAGGCGTGCACTACGTGTGCGGCGACGAGTGCGAGCCCTATGGCCGGGTGCTGTCCGGTGTGCCGGTCGGCAGGGTCGCGGAGTCCGGCCTGTACGGTCCGTACGACCCGGAGGCGCACTGCGGCCGCCAGATCCTGCGCGGCTTCGTGATCGCCGAGGCCCCGTTCGCGCCGGGCCAGACCCGTGTTCCGGCCGCGCTGCTGTGGCACGGCGCGGTGAAGGCGTCGAAGGTGCCGGGCGGCATCGACGTGTCCCAGCTCGTGTGGCACCCGCGTGCCGCGCAGATCCGCTTCGTGTGA